Below is a window of Allomuricauda ruestringensis DSM 13258 DNA.
CTATGAAGACATTAAGGATATTGAGGCCTTTGAGCCATTTTTAAAACATATATAGAAGAATGACACAAAAACAGATTGACGAATCCGTTGAATATTTAAAAAAGCGAGGTTTTGAAACCCCAGAAATCGGCATTGTGCTCGGCACGGGCCTGGGGCAACTTGTGGACAAAATAGAAAATTCCATTGAAGCCCATTACAACCACATCCCCTATTTTCCTTTGGCTACGGTGGAATTCCATACCGGTAAATTGATTTATGGGACAATCGAAGGCAAAAAAGCCGTGGTAATGCAGGGGCGCTTCCATTTATACGAAGGCTACGATTTTTTGGATATTACCTATCCCATTAGAGTTATGCACCAGTTAGGTATAAAAAATCTCTTTGTGTCCAATGCAGCAGGAGCCATTAACCTCGACTATAAAAAAGGAGATATTATGTTGATCGAAGACCACATCAACCTGCAAGGTGGATCTCCGTTGGCATTCAAAAATGTATCTGAATTCGGCAACCGATTTGTGGATATGAGCGAACCCTACGACCTGGATATGCGCAAAAAAATTGAAGCCATAGCATCCCGAGAAAATATTTCCTTGCAAAAAGGGGTATACGCTTCGGTAGTAGGCCCGCAACTGGAAACCAAGGCCGAATACCGTATGCTCAAAATTATGGGAGCCGATGCCGTGGGCATGAGCACCGTTCCCGAAGTAATTGTGGCCAATCATTTACGACTACCTATAGTAGCGGTTTCCGTGTTGACCGATGAATGTGACCCAAATAACTTGGAACCTGTTGATGTTCAGGAGATTTTGGAGATTGCCGGACAAACGGAGCCTAAAATGATCAAGCTGTTTAAAGAATTAATCAAAGAACTATGAGCTATTTAGATGCCACACAAGACCTCTACAAAGAGGCCGCCCTAACCCCAGATGTTGGGCTTTGCTGCACCACCAACCCCATTTGGCAATTCCCAGGGCTTTCCATACCCAAAATCATGCAAGAAATGA
It encodes the following:
- a CDS encoding purine-nucleoside phosphorylase, coding for MTQKQIDESVEYLKKRGFETPEIGIVLGTGLGQLVDKIENSIEAHYNHIPYFPLATVEFHTGKLIYGTIEGKKAVVMQGRFHLYEGYDFLDITYPIRVMHQLGIKNLFVSNAAGAINLDYKKGDIMLIEDHINLQGGSPLAFKNVSEFGNRFVDMSEPYDLDMRKKIEAIASRENISLQKGVYASVVGPQLETKAEYRMLKIMGADAVGMSTVPEVIVANHLRLPIVAVSVLTDECDPNNLEPVDVQEILEIAGQTEPKMIKLFKELIKEL